The segment TCAACATGATCTTGCACGGCTCCAGCAATATCCAGCAAGCAATTACCAGCTTTCACCTGTTCAATGCCTTTGTAGAGAGCTTCTTCAGCTACCTGCATTAATCGCCTTGCCTCTGGGCTAACGGTGCCCACTGCGATCGTAATGCAAGAATCTCCATGGAAGCCTTGAAAATAAGCACCAGTATCTACCTTCACCAAGTCTCCCTCACGAATCACCTTCTTGCGACTTGGAATACCATGCACAACCTCATGGTTAACACTGGCACAGATTGATGCCGGGAAGCCACAATAGCCTTTGAAACTAGGGGTAGCCCCCATTTCTCGAATGCGCTTCTCTGCATAGGCATCTAAGTCTGCCGTTGTCATACCTGGTTGAGTAATACTAGCAATTTCCTTCAAAACAGTCGCTACAATGCGCGATGCCTGCCGCATGATTTCAATCTCACGGCGAGACTTAATTTCCACGCCCTTGCGAGACTTTTTGATGACAGGAGCCTGGGGAGATGGAGAAAGCAGACCAAAGATATTCATGAAATCTACAACGTTTGGATTAGAAGACTATCGAACTAAGAGTGAATAACCACGCTTAAACTGTTGATGAAACCTTAAGAGTCACCATTACTTATACTACTGTGTCTTTTGACTAAGAGTCTTGGTACACACTGTCGATTATCATACCTGGGTGCTGGTTTTAGTGAATGTTCTAGCTATACTTCACGTCGATGCTTCTCAGCTAGTCAGGTCAATTGAGAGCATGTCACCTTTGCAGGCCCTCATCCCCCAGTCTGTCTCTGCCCCCCTTGGCCCTCCACAAACAGGGGGTTAGGGAGCAGGGGAGCCAAGCCATCTCACAAGTTGGGAGAGCGATTTAGGGTGAGGACACAAGTAACATGCACCCAGTTAATTTCCTCCTGAGGTGGTTTTATTAGCAACCAACTGATTGATGACAACAATGGTTGCCGATGAAGCGTAGAACCAGGATTTACACTGAATCTGAATTAAATTGGCTTAAACTGACGTTTGAGTAAGTGGTGACGGCGCTTGAACAATACTCAGCGGTTAAAACTGCAACTACATAACCCAATAGGTTTATGTAGACTCAGGTAACAATCATGTCCTAGACAATATCTAGACAATATCTAGACAATGTGGTGAGGTATACAATGGTTCATCATCAGCATGTTATTCGAGTGCAGACTACTGGTAAATCTCTAT is part of the Cyanobacteriota bacterium genome and harbors:
- the map gene encoding type I methionyl aminopeptidase; the encoded protein is MNIFGLLSPSPQAPVIKKSRKGVEIKSRREIEIMRQASRIVATVLKEIASITQPGMTTADLDAYAEKRIREMGATPSFKGYCGFPASICASVNHEVVHGIPSRKKVIREGDLVKVDTGAYFQGFHGDSCITIAVGTVSPEARRLMQVAEEALYKGIEQVKAGNCLLDIAGAVQDHVEAHGYVVVEDYTGHGVGRNLHEEPSVFNFRTHEMPNVKLRAGMTLAIEPIVNMSTKETEILSDKWTVVTKDNCLSAQFEHTVLVTETGYEILTDRTAL